In Fimbriimonadaceae bacterium, the genomic window ACGCCAAGCTGGATGCCATCGCATTCAACGGATTCACGATCCTTGTTGCGCAGCGCTATCGGTTGGCTCATCTGAACCACATAGCCCGACAGTCCTTCGCCGACCTCCAACTCTTCCGGAATGTCAAATTCGCCGGAGTTGCCATAGGCCACCTCGGTTTTCAGTACTTTCGGCCGTTCTTCGTCAACCAACATTACGTAGCCGGAGTCGCCTCCAACTTCGTCGACGGCGACCTTGAGGATCTGAGAAAGCATCGAAATCAGGTCGCGGCTCCCCGCCAACGCCGAGGAGCAGGAGATCAGAGCGTGGAAGCGGCGGTCATGCTGGTGCAGTTTGTCTTCGCGCTTGCCAAGCAGCATGGTTAGGTAGGCAAAAACGACGGTAACGCCGACCGTGCCACCAATCATCCCAAGGCGGGCCCATGGCATGTAGCCGAACGCCCACATGCTGCATGCGAAGCCTAACGACAGACCCGCATACGCGGCCAACCTCAGTCTGCTCTTGCGCGTTGCTGCTTCGGCAATCAGCAGAGGGATGATGCCAAGCCAGATATTGTCGTTTCGGAACGTTGTCGACATCATCAGACCCAGGCACACCGCACAGTCGATGGCTCGAACCAGGGATATAACCCGGGCACCGATGCGTTCGTAGCGAGACTGGTTCCGGGTTGCCCACTCTCCCGCCAACCCAAAGACAGCGAGGACTGAGAACGCCAGCACGTCGAACGAAATGGCCCGGCTCCAGTTGGTCAATGCAGCGAGACCGACAAGCAGCAGCCACCGCATCCGGAGATTCCGAATCTCATCAAGTCTTTGTTTTTGAAGTGGACCGTACATTCGATGCGTCCGATGGGCAGCAAGTCGGCCGCCAACTGTATTTACATCGGGGTCTATCGGGCAACTCTGCAGGTCCCGATTAGGTTCCTCACCCGTCTTGGAGCCTGCTGTGGAGACGATCGCAAGATGCCGATTCTCTGATTATGCGGAGGGAACGCCGCCGATCCGGAACAACGCTTATCGAGGTCCTCATCGCCGTTACCTTCCTGGCGATTGCGGCAGCAGTGATTCTGGACGCGATCATGACCGCAAACCGGCAATCCGCCTTCGCACTTCGGCGCTCTCGCGTGCTCGATGCGCTTCAGGACACCCTCCAAGGGGTCCGCGGGAAAGCGACGAAAGACTCGCTTATGGAAGGCGACTCGACGGTGGAGCTCAGCCTGCCAGGCTTCGCTGAATCGGTTGCGATCAAAACTACGATCCAGAGGCGGAAAGATTCACGTGTTTTATACGATGTCTCAGCTACGGCTGCCTGGAATGATCCAAGTACCGGCAAACGCGGCGAGACGATGACGCTCGCCACTGTCGTAATGGACCAATGAAAAAACGAGGAAGTACGATGGTCGAGGTGCTCGTCACGATCGCCATTACCGGGTTCGTGGTCGGTGCAACTGCCTCCCTCTTTGGCTTTTCCTCCGTACGGCTGTCCGACACCTACGGCAGTGCGATGCTTCAAGACCAGATCAACGACGTTGCCGATGACATAGAAGCGACGATCCGGAACGCGATTCTGTGCGAATCGGCCAACGGCGGGGCAACGCTGAAGTGCGTGATGCCACTGAACGGAGTCGATTCGGACGAAGACGGGTCCCTTGATACCTACTATCCGGACAAGGTGGATGCGCGTGGGAACGGACAGTATTCAGAGGGAAACATCGTCTGGTTCTACGCTACGGGTCCCGTCATGACATACACGCTATCCAAGAGCAATGTGTGGCGTGCCGAAAAGGCCGGTAGCACCAGTCCGGGCACCGCCGTGCGAGACGATGCATTCGCCTATTATTACGGGGGTGCGCGGAAGAACCCGCTCGTTAACTATGTCACCTACTCGGTCGACGCGGTGTCGAAAACGGTGACCTTCACCGTGTATGCGTCCACCAAAATCGGCAAAGACGCTTCCGCTGGCGCCCTCAATGACGGCACCACCCGGATTATTCCCGTTACTCGAACGGTGCAATGGGGGAACTAGTGTGATCAGGAGACAACGCGGCAGCGTGGCGGTCTTCGCCCTCATCATGATCACGTCTACAGCCGCACTGGCGATCACCCTTTTGGCGCTGACGTCGTCCGTTAGGACCAAGCAGACCAGGCTGGAGAACGACTCCACGATCAACGAAGCATACGACGGAGCGGCCGACTACATTCATGATCTTGCCATCCGCGGACTCCTGCGACCTCCGGAAACGATAAAGATCGACATCGGCAAAGTGGCGGCAGAGATCGTGGTTACGGAAGCCACCTCAAAGGCAGTTGAGCTCGCACGTAAGAAAGTCACGCCCTCGATTCCGACACTGCATCTCGAGATGACCTTTACATACAAAGAGAAGACCTACCGCAGGCAGAAGGTCATCGGGCGGGGTCGGCTGACGACGATCTGGCAGTATGCGATTTACAGTCACTCGGGTATGACCACCGCCCGTACGGTCACGACGGGATCGACGGGGCTGGAAGGCGACGCCTGGTTTGGCGGAAGCATCACCTTCCTAAGCCTTGGCACCCGCTTCGGAGGGGATCTTACGTCGACTGGCATTATCTTTCCACCCACCCTGGCGGTAACCGGCAAGAAGTCCTCATCCGCTACGGGAATCGACTTTCCCACCGTTTCCCGAGAAAGCTATCTAGCCGCAGCCTCAACCAAGCTGGCGGACAACTCAGCCATCAAGGGTTACATCTTCGTTTCAAGCAGCGGCGACGGTTATCCTCTGCTCTTCGTGGACGGCGCCGCGACTCTGGAAGGCAATTTTAGCGGGACCGGAGTGGTTTACGTGGACAAGGACCTCACCATCTCAGGCGACATCACGACCGGAGTCGGCGATCATCTGCTGATAATCTGTAATGGCAACGTCCGGTTCGATGACGACGCCCTCAACATCGACGCCTACATTTATTGCGCGAAGGAGCTGCGGGTAGATACGTCGGGAAAGGTTCGCACGTTTACCTCCGGAATCGCGACAAACACGATTCGAATCGACGACAGCGTTTCGGCAAGCTTCGATCCGTGGATACGGGATAACCCTCTCGAAGCTTACGGGATGAAGCTTCCAGGCGAGTGGCCGTAGTCGCCTGGATGTTTCGTCGTGCCGAAGTCCATCACCTCGATCACATCACGGCGTCAGCGTCCAGCGCGCCAAATCGACCCGTAAAGTAGGAATTGACGGGGCAAGTCCGGTAGCGGTATCGAGCGTCCTCTCACAAATCACTCGAGCTCGAACGATTCCGTTCGAGCTCATGTACTTGACAGCATCGACCGTAGCCGTCCGCGTCTTGGTTGAATCTACACGGGTGGAGGGCGAGGCGCCGATTTCCTCCCACTTCTGGGCAACGAAATTATAAAATTCGAGTCTTTCCATCTTGGCCTGATCGGACGACGACTCCCACGTAAAGCTCAACTCTGAAGCGGTCACAAAGCCCTCAAACACACCCTCCATTTGGACTGTGCACTTCTTGCTGCCATCGCCTATCGCCACGTAACGCTTCTCGTCGGAAAAGTGGAGATCCGAAACGGCGCCGGATTGGCGAGAGCCTTGCGTAACCGTTACAAGGTAGGGAACGGCAACGTTGTTCCCGGTATAGGTCTCAGCGTCGGGAACGACCGGTGCGGCTTCAACCCGCCCCAGGTTGTCCTTGGCGACCGAGTAAAACCGGTAGGAGTTCCCCGCGGAGCCGTTATACATCGCGGTTGTCTCGGTCGTATCGGCCATCCACGGCGTATAGGGTCCGCCATTTATCGAAACGAAAACGGTGTAGGTTGCCACCCCTGACCCGTCGCCATCGTTGCCAATCCACTTAACGGGAAAACTATTCGGTCCGGTGGGTGGCAACCATGCAACATTGCTCGTCGGTGGGTTCAGGTCGAAGTAGGCCGACCAAAACGGGTTGGTCGGGATGACCGGATTTGTGTCAAAGATAATGTCTGCTTTGTTTTCAAGGTATGCCCCTTCCGAAGCGGCCCTTGGGCGAACCTTGAAGACCAACTTGCCTTCGCCGCGTGCGTCGCCATAGCTATTGAAGGTACTGCCCACCCAGTAGCCGTTGGCCGGCAGGATGCCCTCGAACTCGCCAAGGGGCGGCTCGTTGGTTAGCGGATCGATCGCCTGGAGCGTCCAGACGATTTTCCCGGTCGCCGGGTCGTACGATACGGACACGTCGACCACGAGATGCGAATTGTCAGGATTCTCCTGGGGCGGGAATTCCTGGCCCGGGTTTACGGGCGGGGCCAGGGGCACGCGAATCGAGCCCCATTGGTACCCGCCGAGTTCGGTGACGGTCTGGTTGCCGAAAGTGATGGATCCGAGCTCCATACTCGTCCAGTCCAAGCCCGGCACCAGATAGTCGACCACCTGCACCTTCTGGGCGTGGGCGATCCGGTTCCCGGCTTCATTGACCGGCTTGTTCTCGAAGAGGATCGTGAATTCGATCGGGTCGAGGGCGCCGAGATACCGCTTGCCGCCGACGGTGACGCCCTCCGGTCCGCGCTTCTCGTTTGGATCGCTTGATCGGGCTATTTCCAGGAGCAGGCGACCTAATTCGTCGAATTCAAAGTGCTTTCGCATCTCGCCCATCATCTGTTCTAATAGAAACTCTATGACTGCCCTCTGCGACGCGATTCCTCGCCGCATTTCTGCCGAAGTTCGACTTGCCCAGTCATACCAAAGTCGACGCGCCGCAGGGTCGCCGATCTTACCTATCTCCCGATTCACTTTGGCCTGCACCTCTTTCATTCCCTTCAATGCTGGACCCATAGCTCGATTCGCTAGGCCTGATGCCAAGGATCCCACAGCCCTTCCAACGGTAAAGTCGACCAAGAAGTTTGTGCTCGCGGTCCTAAGGGCTCCCAGCCCTGACTGCAACCCAAATGCTCGTCCGACCTGATAAGCCTCATGAACATCGTATATGAACCAAGCAATAGTTGCGGCTTCCTCGAGGGCTTTATACACTCCTATGAGAGGCGCTGCAATCACGGCGATATCGCCTTCTGGATCCACGAAGGCAATTGGTGAATTACCAACATACGAATACAGGTTGCTTGATTCGCCTGCAAGACCCAATCTGTCAGAGCTCAAGAATCGTCCGAGTTGCGCGTCAATGGACCTAGTTCGCGTATCGAGCAGTCCAGATGGGCTCGTCAAGAGGCCTGTTCTGCCGACATATCGAAACCGGTTAACGGCCAACTCTGACGTGTAAAGATCGGCTCCAAAAGCCCTGTAGTCATTCGAATTCACGACAGAACCGGAGTGGTTTGTTAGCTGACGAGTGTTTCCTGTTATATCGAAAGCGTAAAAAGCTACACTGCCCAGCCTCTGCTGCGCAACCAAACCTAGACCTTGCAGGTAGCGAGCTTCGATCCCTTCGCTGCCGACTTCGGCTGCCAACCAACAACCATCGTTAACATATCGAGTTTCAGTGCCTCCTTGGACGGTAGATGAACGCTTGCCGAAAGCGTCGTACTTAAAATGCCAAGTCTCGTTAGCTCTTGACACCGCTACCAGCCTGCTCAAGCCATCATAGCTGTACTCTTCCATCAGATTCCCAGCAGAGTACTTCTTGATCAGATTGCCGTCATCGTCATATTCATAGGTATCCGAGCCCACTTGCGTATACTGATTCAAGTGATTGACCGAATATGGGATAACAGTTCCCGTGTCATTCACCTGCAGCCGATTCCCTTCGGCGTCGTATTCAAACAGCTCGTACTGACCGTTAGGATAGTGGGCGCTAGTGAGCTGCCCGGAGCTGTCGTAGCCGTAACTGTAAGTCCCTCGGGTCCCCGTCACTCTCGTTGGGTTACCATCCGCGTCGTATTGGTATGCGAAGTTATCCTGGAGCACATTGCCGGGCCCGTAGTGCCTTATCTCTTGCACTCGACTCGCGTCGTCGTACGTGTATTCGGTGCGGGTATCGTTCGCCTTGTATTCTTTCGAGAGGCGACCCACCATGTCGTACTCGTAACGAATGATCAGCGCGTTGGTCTCGTCTCTAAGAGACTCAAGGCGACCCAGGGAGTCGAAGAAGTACTTAATCTTGTAACCGAAATTGTCTCGTCTTTCCTTGCGCTTGCCGTCGGGGTAGTAGTCGTACTCGAACCAGTGGCCCCCCGGGTATTCGATGCGCCGCAGGTCGTCCGTCGAGGGGTCATAAGTCATCGAGATGAGGCCGGTGAGCGAGTCGTTGGCTGACGTCATGTTCCCGCGGGCATCGTAGCCATAGCTATACGTTCTGCCGTCGGACTGGGCGATGCCGGTCAGTTGGCCCCTCTCGTTGTACGCGTAGGCGGCGGTAGGCACAATGTTATTCCGCTCTCGCCGGTTCCACCACGCCGCCACGTTCCCTTCCCCATCGTATTGGAAGCGTTCAAAGGTTCCGTCCGCATAGGTGATTTTTGTGGCATTGCCGCGCACGTCGAATTCGAAGTCCATGAGCTTGCCACGGCGATCGCGCAGCCAATCGAGACGATTCAATCCGGCCGTGAATCCCAGCTTGAGCATGCCGCCGAGCGGATCGCTGGACTGGAGCTGATTGCCCTTCGTGTCGAATCCTCCCGACCAGGTGAAGCCGCGAGGGCTCATCTGCCGTTCAGGGTTGAGATCGGCGTCGTATTGGGCTGACGAGCTGTTGCCCAGCGGGTCGGTCGCGATGAGCGGCAGCCCCTTTGGGCTGGTCTGGATGGTGCTCTTCCTGCCGCCAGCGTCCAGAATTTCGATAGTTCCTTGGCCAGGGTATTGGAAGCGCACCGACGCAGCGAGATCATTCTCGCTCTCAAGCGGTGAAATCCGCGCAATACGTCCAGCCCCGTCGTAATAGAACTTCCTGAGGGTCCCATCGGGGAAGACGGTCTTCTTAAGGGCAAGGCTGGTAAGGCTCCCGTCTTCAAGGTAGTAGTCGTACTCGAAGTGGCGCGGGCCGGGGAGCCATGCGTTCAGCAGGACCTTGCCGTTTATATCGTAGCCATAGGTCGTGGTGCGCCCGGAAGAGTCGCTTACTGCAGTGATCAAATCCCCGGAATAGACGATCGTCAGGCTCTTGCCGCTTGGCGAATGGGACACAGATTGGAGCTTGTTGCCGAGATAGCTCAGGGTCAGGCTATTGGCATTGGTATCGGCAAGGCTCATGAGCTTGCCATCGGACCCGAAAATCATGGTGGTGCCATCGGTCTCCACCAATCGGTAATCGCCGTTAACCAGTTCCATCACCCCGTGGTCACCCTGGCCGCCTTTCCACTTTTCGCCGATCAGCGAGAACTTTCGCTCACGGCCGCCTGGCCCCTCGATCGTCAAGCTGTCTGCATTCTGGAGAAGCCGATATTCGAAGTTGTGCCACCAGCCCTTGCCAAAGGGTCCCGCCATGCGGGATCCGGCAAGGCCAGTGGGCATAAACCGAACAAGCTCCAGCCCAGGGCCAGAAACGATCTCCCGCGCGTCGACCATGGAGTCAAGAGCCGACATCGGTGCGATATCGCCGGTCGCCTGAGCCATCGCATTCTCCATCAGGGACGAAACGGAGTAGGTACGTTCGCCGGCATTAGCGAGGTAGGTCGCGGTCGCGCGCAGGCCAGCAAGGTGGGATTGGGCAGTATTCCCATAGAGCGAAATGAAGTTGAGCCACACCCGTTCCCAGTAGCTCACCGGAACATATCCGGGAATGTAAACCTGAGCAAAGACACTTTCCCAGTTGTTGGCATAGGCTTGGGATTGGATGTCCGTGACCTCGCTGACGGTAATGGTGCCTCCTCCATCGGATGGGCTGCGGTACGTGATCGGAATGCGGTAGTGTGCGCCCGGCGCCAAGCGGCCTGCATCAGGGGCCTCACCAACAGCGAGGATTTGCAGCGCCCGACTCTTCTCTCGCGTCGGCAGACGAAGGTCCCAAGGCGCTTCTACGACCAGCAGCGGCGCATCCAGCCAGCCCGATCCATTGTTCTCGTACTCGAGATACACCGTGTAGTCACGGTCTGGGCGCACACGTGTGAAGCCGGTCAGTCTGGCCTCGAAGGCTCCGGAGCCAACACCGTTGATGACTTCAAATCCCTGGGAAAGCCGCGCTTCCGCTCCTCCGACCTTCTTTACGATGACGTCGTACTTGCCGGCCGTGGCACCGCGAAGGTCAAACCTGGCATTGAGTTGGAGTTCGTCAACATACTGCGTCGGTTCGATCGGCTCGATGTCATCCTGACCGCTTCGTCGCAGAATTACCTGGTCGCCAGGCTCGAATCCACCGCCAAAAGCGCGGACATGCACTGGCATGAGTCGAGCTGCGGACTGTGGTTTCACGCCGTGAACCGAGAAATTGAGGAAATCGAAGGGGTTTTTGGCGGTGACATGAGTGCCGTCCAGACGCCCAAAGATCATGCTTCGCTCATCACCGGAAAAGGCGAGCGCTTCTACCCCTGACCCCGTTTCTCCATCGATCGTCCCAATCCTCGACCCGTCTGACACCTTAAAGAAGCCAATGCTTCTGTCCGTGGAGTTTTCGGGTCTTCCTGGTTCGAGCGTCGACGCGGTTACGATAACCTTGTCGGCTGCGATGAGCTTGACGGTGCTTATCCGGCTATAGAATGGATGCGCCTGGAATGCGCCAATCAACCCGAGATTGTCGGTTCTCCAAATAGTCACCAAACCAACATCGTGGCCACAGACAAAGAATTCCCCGGTGGACGAGAATTCCATGGTCACGATCCCGCTGGTTTGACCACCCGAAAAAGACCTGATCAACTCACCGGTTTGTGCGTTGTGCAGGTAGATGGCGTTGCTGGCTATCGCAAGCATGGTGCCATCTCGCGAGAAGGCACACGCTCTAACCTGACCTGACTGCTGGTCAATGCGATACGACTGCTGGAAGTCTGAAAGCCGCCAGACTTGCGCCCGTGCGCTAATTGCGGCGGCGAGAAGGCTGCTATCCGGTGAAAAGGCAACCTTGTAGATCGACGACTCGCCAATGGCAAACGTATGGACCAGTTCTCCTGTGGGTCGCCATACCTTAATGTTCCCTTCGACGCCCCCTGTGGCGATGTATTGGCCGTTTGGGGAAATCGCCATGCTCTGAATTTCCGCTGCACCAGGATTGAATGGATTTGTATGAGCATCCCAGGATCGGATGAGGGATCCCGTCGCAAGATCCGTAATCTCGACCGTCGAAGCGCGGAAACTTCCGTCTGCATGTCGACCAAAATCAGTGGAAACCACGCTCGACTCCTGCAATACCGCCACGTTCCGCACCGGCCACTCGTTCGTCACAAGTTGCTGGACGAAAATGCCTGCCGCATCGGCTATGACCACCGAGGCGGCGGCGGCGATGGCGAAGTGATTTCCTTCCGGCGAGTAATCAACCCCGTAGCTTGATCGTTCCGCGAGGGGGAAGTTGCCAATGACGGAAGCGTCGGCGACACGAAAGACCTTTACACCCTTGCCCACGACGGCAGCCAATGCGTTGCCATCGGGGGAGAAGTCGACATCATAGGCAGCGGCACCGAAAACTTCGTTCAGAAGGGATCCTTGCGGACTGAAAATCTTAATATCGCCGGCATAGTTGGTTACGGCGAAGCGCTCTCCAGAAGGGGAGTAGTCGATGTAGTGTGCTGATCCAGGTATCTGTCGAACCAGCGACCAGTCTGAGGTTCTCCATACTTTAATGCTTCGATCATCCCTAAGTGGTCCTGCCAGGAGCTCGGATCCGTCAGCTGAGAAAGCTAAAGCGGAGTATTCGTCTGTCAGGTCAAGTGTGGCCGCCGCATCGAAGGTATCGGTCCGATACACATACACACGGTGGGGTGAACCGTATGAAGTTGCCGCCAAAAAACGTCCGTCGGGTGAAAAGCGCGCGCGGGCGAATCCATTTGTCGTGGTCCAAGTGTGAACGGGTTTGCCTCCGTCAACGGTCCAGAGACGCATCAACTTCTCGAGGCCTTGGTTCGAACACGTCACTACATAGCGGCTATCTGGTGAAAACGTTGCACAGCTAACGATGCCGGTGTGCCCACCAAGCGTATGCAACAGCTGGCCGTCGGTGCGCCGCCAGATCTTTGCGGTTCGATCGCCTGCCGCCCCACTGGTGACCATGAAGCGACCGTCGAGCGAGTATTCGACATCGAGCACGTTGGCCACGTGGCTGCCCCGCTGCCATAACATCTCTGGCGAGCGCTGTGCGTAACCCGTCGCGCTGGATACCAAGACCAGACAAAGAATCAACGTCCAAGCAACCGCCTGGCTCAGTGAATACCGCCAAACCCTCATATCTCCGTTCCCCTAGGAGCAAGCTCCAATTAGGAGGAATTATAGACTAAAGCCCTCCAAAAGCCAAGAAATTTTGTCAATGGATACTAGGTCAGCGCTCCCACTAGAAAAGAGAGGCTGCCTGCCGATGCGAAGTATCGGAACAAACTCTGACTTGCAGTGCGAAGACCCAAGTCAAAAAGGACGGGAGGGGGAAAGGGAGGATGGTGGACCGTGTAGGGCTCGAACCTACGACCCGCTGATTAAGAGTTATCGCTAACTATGTTTTTGAACCTGCGTGGACGTCCGCGTATGGTTTTACTTTGAACCTAAATGTCGTTCCTGGTGCGCAGGTGTGCGGTACAATTCTTCCCACAACTCTTCCCAATTCTTCCCAGTGGGAAGAGTTTTTGAGCATCATGCCGAGACAATCACAAAAGCGCCGCGCCAACGGAGATGGATGGGTTTACCAAGACGGCTCCCAATGGCGATTTAAGCTCGCCGTCGCCGTCGATCCCGTCACCGGTAAAGTCCAGTACCGAGGAGGACGTGCCGCCTCACACGCGGAAGCAACGGAGAAACTTCGGAGGCTCCAAGCCGAGTTGCTCGGCGGACGCCTCTCCGCCCCCTCCAAAGGCGCGCTCGCCAAGTTTCTCGATCAATGGGTCGAGAACGCTATCAAGCCGAATCGAACTCATGCGACTTATCGGCAGTATCGATGGTTGATTGATCAACACCTTGTCCCCCACCTCGGCAAGAAGCGGATCGAGGACCTTCGCCGTGCCGACGTTCAACGGCTCATCGCACTCAAGGCATCGCAAACCGTCCAGTCACGAGGCAAGGTCGCCCAAGAGACGACGGAATCCAAGCTCTCCCGCTCCACTTTGCGACTCATCCGGGCCGTGCTCCACGCGGCCTACAACGATGCTATCCGTGACGGCCTCGCGTCGATCAACCCCGCGTCGCACGTCGAGCTACCTCGCGAAGCCAAGAAGCCTCCCGTCTCGCTGAAGGCGGAGGATGTCAGGAGCTTTCTGGCGGTCGCTGCCAGCGCCGATATGTCCGAGTTCTGGCTTTTCCTCTTCTTGACAGGGTGCCGCCTTGGCGAGGCCTCTGGTTTAAGATGGCAAGATGTCGACTTGATCGCGAGGGTTGCGCGGATTCAGGGCCAACTTCAGCGAGTTGAAGGGACCCTCCGTTACGTTGCAGGAACAAAGACGAATCAAACTCGTGACCTCCAGTTGCCCGATCTTCTTGTTGCCCGCCTTCAAGAAGTCAAGTCACGCCAACTGATCGAGGAAACCTCCGATCCGGATGGGCTTGTGTTCCTCAATCCCTACGGACGACGGCTTGATCCTAAGTACGTCCGAGATCGA contains:
- the xerC_1 gene encoding Tyrosine recombinase XerC, whose product is MPRQSQKRRANGDGWVYQDGSQWRFKLAVAVDPVTGKVQYRGGRAASHAEATEKLRRLQAELLGGRLSAPSKGALAKFLDQWVENAIKPNRTHATYRQYRWLIDQHLVPHLGKKRIEDLRRADVQRLIALKASQTVQSRGKVAQETTESKLSRSTLRLIRAVLHAAYNDAIRDGLASINPASHVELPREAKKPPVSLKAEDVRSFLAVAASADMSEFWLFLFLTGCRLGEASGLRWQDVDLIARVARIQGQLQRVEGTLRYVAGTKTNQTRDLQLPDLLVARLQEVKSRQLIEETSDPDGLVFLNPYGRRLDPKYVRDRLAELCRLADVPVISPHKARHTAATLALSATGDLHSVQKMLGHAQISLTANLYGHGTAEAQRRVADSLSNIMVPQEPT